In Pseudoxanthobacter soli DSM 19599, the sequence CGTCCGCGCCCATCGCGCCCGGTTAAGTCCCGCCGATGTCGGCCTGCCGATCGGCGAGCGCCGCCGCACGCCCGGATTGCGGCGTGAGGAGCTTGCCCGGCTCTGCGGGATGAGCACGACCTGGTGCACCTGGATCGAGCAGGGCCGCGACATGTCGCTCGGCGTGGCCGCGCTGTCGCGTCTGGCCGCTGCCCTGAAGCTCGGACGGGCGGAGCGGGCCTATCTGTTCGAACTCGCCGGCAAGCGCGATCCGGTGGGTGTGCATCCGGCGGACGACGTCCTTCCGCCGTCCATCCAGCACGCGGTCGAGGCGATCTCGGTGCCGGCCTACGTTCTCGACGGGCGGTGCGACGCACGGGCGTGGAATGCTCCCGCCGCGCGGCTGTTCGTCGGCTGGCTCGATGGCGATCATGACCGCAATCTGTTGCGGTATATCTTCCTGTCGCCGGCCTCCCGGCAGCTGATCCTGGACTTCGAACGCCGCGCCGCGCGCGTGCTGGCGGAGTTTCGTGCCGACTACAGCCGCCACATGGCCGATGATGCGATGGGAGGACTGGTGGAGGAACTGACGGTCGCGAGCCCGCTGTTCGCGCGGCTCTGGGCCGCGCAGGACGTGCTCGGCCGTGACGGCGGCGAGCGCACCTTCGCCCATCCGCTGGACGGTTTCATCCGCGCCGAGCAGGTGACATGGACGCTCGGCGGCGCCATCGGCGGGCGGCCAGACCTCAAGCTTTCCATGCTGGTGCCGCAGTCCGGTTGAAGCACATCGCACCCGTCCGGCCGACTTGTTCGTCATCGCGCACCGGCCGCAACCCTCGCGGCGAGCGTTGAACGCCCATATCTGCCGACCTGAACCAGCGGCCGCGGCATCATCTCTCATTGATAGACAGCGTGCGTCCGGCGTCGAAGCCGCAAATATCCATCACTGTGATCTTTATCGATTACTATTCTGTCTATAAATAGTCATATTTAATTAATTCGAACTGCATGTTTTTATCGATAAATCGGCAGTGAAAGAAAGTGTAACTGTGTTACATTACCAAAAATTCACTGGATTTAAGGCCGGGATGAGATCAGAACGGCGAAAGAGGGGCGGCGATGAAAGCGCCCCCAACGTTCACGAACAGGTGACTTATGGCTGTCTATCTGAACTACGACGGTATTCAGGGCGAGGCGACCCAGCAGGACCACAAGAAGTGGATCGACGTGCTGTCGATGTCCTGGGGCGTCGGTCGCGGCATCTCCACCGTCTCTGGCTCTTCGAACAACCGCGAAGCTTCGGAGCCGTCGATCAGCGAAGTGTCGATCGTGAAGATGTTCGATGCAGCATCGCCGAAGCTGTTCACCGAATCCTGCACCGGCAACG encodes:
- a CDS encoding helix-turn-helix transcriptional regulator, whose protein sequence is MDPVITSRRALGAFVRAHRARLSPADVGLPIGERRRTPGLRREELARLCGMSTTWCTWIEQGRDMSLGVAALSRLAAALKLGRAERAYLFELAGKRDPVGVHPADDVLPPSIQHAVEAISVPAYVLDGRCDARAWNAPAARLFVGWLDGDHDRNLLRYIFLSPASRQLILDFERRAARVLAEFRADYSRHMADDAMGGLVEELTVASPLFARLWAAQDVLGRDGGERTFAHPLDGFIRAEQVTWTLGGAIGGRPDLKLSMLVPQSG